The DNA region CTTGTTGCTTTAAGAGGTGTTATACCTAATTTCATATCTATTTCTATTGCAAACTCTATAGCTCTACTTGGAGTGTCATTTGAGTCTATAGCCATACTGATGTTAATAAATGTCTTTGAAAAGAACATAAAAACAATATATGTTTTTTTAACTATAGTTATGATATTCATTTTTAATTGTATTACTGTATTTTATAATGTCGAAAATATAAGAATTAGTGTTATCTCAATCTTTATAGTTTTATTAATAGCTTTTCCAGGGTTTTGCCTCATGAAAAATAAAGAATCTTCTATACTTCAGCGAATTATGGGATCTCTATGTTGTCTTGTAATTATGATTCTAATTTTCAGAGCTTTTATAGCTATTAGTCCATATAAGTATATGACTACATTTATTAAAGGCATTTATGAAACGGGATCTTTAACTCTTATTAGTATGCTAATGATGTTGGGACTTACTAGTACTGGTTTTGTTATTCTATCGAAGGAGCAAATAGATTTGGAACTTGTGAAACTGGCAAGTACCGATGAATTGACAGGTATTCTTAATCGTAGAACTTTTATTAATGGAGCGAAAAGAAGTATAGCTTATTTTGTTAAGAAAAAAGAACCTATTTCATTTTTACTTGTAGATATTGATAATTTCAAAACCGTTAATGATACATATGGACATAATATTGGAGATATTACTTTGAGAGATTTTGCTGATAAAACAAAGGAACAGTTGAGAGAATATGATTTGTTTGGCAGATATGGTGGCGATGAATTTGCTATCTTACTCCTTGGTTCTGATAAAGATGATTCTTATAACATTGCAGAGAGAATAAGAAAGACCATTGAAGAAAGCTCAACTAATGAATGTGTTACAGTAAAATACACAGTAAGTATAGGAATAATTTCTATGATTCCAGATGAAAAAACAGATATTGCTATACTTTGTAAATTAAGTGATAAAGCTCTTTACAAAGCAAAAGCCAATGGCCGTAATTGTGTTGTAATAACTAATTTAAATACACCATAATATTTAAATATCCTATTCCTATAAAAATAAAATGAATATTGAAAATGCAATAGCTTTATATTGATATAAACTATATAATTAAGATGTCCTTAGAAAAAATAAACAATGGATAAGAAAATAGATCAAAGGTGGTACTATATGAGAAATTTAAAAATGACAATTCAGTATGACGGAAGCAAGTATAAGGGATGGCAAAAACAAAAATATGGTGAGTCAACCATACAATATAAAATAGAAAATGTTTTATCTAAAATGACTGGTGAAGATATTCAAATAATAGGTTGTGGAAGAACTGATGCAGGAGTTCATGCTGAAAATTATATAGCAAATTTTCATACTAATAGTGAGCTTACTGTAAATACTATGCTAGACTATTTATATGAATTTTTACCTGAAGATATAGTAGTAAAATCTATTGAGGATACTGCAGAAAGATTTCATGCCAGATATAATGCTAAATCAAAAACTTATTTATATAGAATAAATAATAATAAATTTAGAAATGTATTTACTAGAAAGTATGCTTACCATACTGATGAGAGGCTTAATTTAAATGAAATGAGAAATGCAGCAGAGATTTTAATTGGAACTCATGATTTTCAGAGTTTTACTAATTTAAAGCCTAATGGTAAATCCACCATTAAAATTATAAATTATATAAACATATTAGAAAAAGAGGATATCATAGAAATAGAAGTAAATGGAGATGGATTTTTACTTAATATGGTTAGAATTATTGTGGGAACTCTTTTGGAGGTGGGTAAAGGGAAGCTTAAATCCATGGATATAGAAAAAATATTAGATAAAAGAAAAAGAGAAGAATACGGTCCAATAGCTCAGGCAAAAGGTTTATATCTAAAAAATGTTCAATATTAGTTTGTATGAAGTTATTGTCATACTCAAATAGATTATAACAGATGCTTAATATATGGTATTTTTATGCTAATAAAAGGTATTTCTTCAAATTTAATTCGGTAAGTATTTCAGGAAATCATTTATAAGGATAATTCTATTTACAAATATAGAGATAATAATGGTTACAGGATTTACTTACTGAATTTATATTTAAACAGAGTAATTGCATGGAAATATAAATTTTGAATTTTTATTACATATAAGTAATAATTTAACGATGTTTTTGCATACTTTGATAATAGTAGTTAAGTTAAAATGAATTTTTAATTATCATAAAATAGGTAGATAGAATAGCTTATAGTAATTCGCAGCTATAAATTATTTTACTGAAAAATAACTATTATTGCAATTATTACAATATAATGATAATATAGAAATAACAAGTAGAATTTTGGTAATAATTCATTAAAGGAGATGTTATAAGTAGTTATGTAGCATTTTTTATTGTTTCAACATTTTTATTTTTTGTAGTAATATAGTTTTCATAAAATGAAAACGTTTAATACAAATTTATTATATTATTGATGCAAAGTATAGAAATAGTAAAGAAAAAGGATAAAATATATTTTCCTATAATGAGAATATTCATAGGTATATGTTCTACCTGTGGAGCCTAAGGTTAAATAAAAAGCGACATTGTCGCTTTTTTTATGGCGTTGAAGAAGTTATAGGATAAAATATATTAATCATATTGCTGCCACATTATCCTGTGGCATAATAAATAGGGGGAGAAATTTATGAATATTTACGTAATATTTTTTATTGCTCTGATTCCAATTGTATGGTTAATGATTTCCTTAGTAGCATTAAAAATGCCAGGCCATAAAACCTGCCCAGCTACATTACTGATAACTATAATTCTAGCTGTTATTGTCTGGAAAATGCCTTTAGCACAGTCAATAACTGCATCCTTAGAAGGAGCAGCAATGGCAATATGGCCTATAATGCTTGTAATAATTGCTGCTGTGTTTACTTATAATCTATCTGTTTATACAAAAAGTATGGATATAATTAAAAAGATGATGACTAGTATTACCACAGATAAAAGAATTTTAGTTCTTATTCTTGCCTGGGGCTTTGGTGGCTTCCTTGAAGCTATTGCAGGGTTTGGCACGTCAGTAGCTATACCTGCCAGTATAATGGCAGCGCTTGGATTTGAACCAATATTTGCAGCAATTATATGTCTAATTGCAAATACAACACCTACAGCTTTTGGGGCCATAGGACTTCCTGTTTCTACACTTGCTAAGATAACTAATATAGATGTAAATACATTAAGCTATGCAGTTGGAATACAGTTAACATTATTAATTATTATAGTTCCAATAATTTTAGTTATGCTTACAGGGAAAAGTGTGAAGTCTATAAAAGGGGTGTTTTTAATATCTTTAGCTTCAGGACTTTCTTTTGCAATACCAGAAGTTGTAGCGGCTAAATATTTGGGAGCAGAATTACCAGCAATACTAGGTTCAGTTATTTGTTTGGTAGTTACTATAAGTATAGCTAAAGTATTTTATAAATCTTCTGCATCAAAAAAAGTTGAAAAAATATCTTTTAAAGAAGGATTTCTAGCATGGGTTCCATTTATTTTGATTTTTACATTTATTATATTTACCAGCTCTTTATTTAAGCCAATAAGTGGCGCATTATCAAATATACAAACATCAATTCAGATTTATACAGGAGTAAGTGCTAAACCATACTCATTTCTATGGATTGCAAATCCAGGTACATTAATTATAATAGCAACCTTTATTGGTGGATTAATTCAGGGTACTAGCTTTAAAGAAATAGTAAACGTTTTTATAAATACAATTAGACAGATGAGTAAATCTACAATCACTATAGTTTCAATATTGGCATTGGCAAAAGTTATGGGATATTCTGGAATGGTAAAATCTATAGCCGTTGTTTTGGTGTCAGGAA from Clostridium pasteurianum BC1 includes:
- a CDS encoding GGDEF domain-containing protein, whose protein sequence is MVFNIDMKTILIPVVLGNIFIIIYIMAYRFDHKMDKSINMFATSKVLELIAWSLVALRGVIPNFISISIANSIALLGVSFESIAILMLINVFEKNIKTIYVFLTIVMIFIFNCITVFYNVENIRISVISIFIVLLIAFPGFCLMKNKESSILQRIMGSLCCLVIMILIFRAFIAISPYKYMTTFIKGIYETGSLTLISMLMMLGLTSTGFVILSKEQIDLELVKLASTDELTGILNRRTFINGAKRSIAYFVKKKEPISFLLVDIDNFKTVNDTYGHNIGDITLRDFADKTKEQLREYDLFGRYGGDEFAILLLGSDKDDSYNIAERIRKTIEESSTNECVTVKYTVSIGIISMIPDEKTDIAILCKLSDKALYKAKANGRNCVVITNLNTP
- a CDS encoding L-lactate permease; this encodes MNIYVIFFIALIPIVWLMISLVALKMPGHKTCPATLLITIILAVIVWKMPLAQSITASLEGAAMAIWPIMLVIIAAVFTYNLSVYTKSMDIIKKMMTSITTDKRILVLILAWGFGGFLEAIAGFGTSVAIPASIMAALGFEPIFAAIICLIANTTPTAFGAIGLPVSTLAKITNIDVNTLSYAVGIQLTLLIIIVPIILVMLTGKSVKSIKGVFLISLASGLSFAIPEVVAAKYLGAELPAILGSVICLVVTISIAKVFYKSSASKKVEKISFKEGFLAWVPFILIFTFIIFTSSLFKPISGALSNIQTSIQIYTGVSAKPYSFLWIANPGTLIIIATFIGGLIQGTSFKEIVNVFINTIRQMSKSTITIVSILALAKVMGYSGMVKSIAVVLVSGTGKFYPVIAPLIGALGTFVTGSDTSANVLFGGLQVEMAKSLGLNPYWLAAANTGGATAGKMISPQSIAVATAATGLAGKEGKILNSTLKFCVAYVVVLGLFAYFMAPVFGF
- the truA gene encoding tRNA pseudouridine(38-40) synthase TruA, producing MRNLKMTIQYDGSKYKGWQKQKYGESTIQYKIENVLSKMTGEDIQIIGCGRTDAGVHAENYIANFHTNSELTVNTMLDYLYEFLPEDIVVKSIEDTAERFHARYNAKSKTYLYRINNNKFRNVFTRKYAYHTDERLNLNEMRNAAEILIGTHDFQSFTNLKPNGKSTIKIINYINILEKEDIIEIEVNGDGFLLNMVRIIVGTLLEVGKGKLKSMDIEKILDKRKREEYGPIAQAKGLYLKNVQY